From Bacillota bacterium, one genomic window encodes:
- a CDS encoding OmpA family protein has product MRRKRSGDEESGGSPPWITSYADMTQLLLTFFVLLFAFSSIDAIKFRQAVISLQGALGVLTGGPQLLNPGEMPVPKPPSDIRPSGKSQVELEGVMEELQSFLEAQALAEDVHLEITERGLVVSFMDKVLFDLGQADLRPEARRVLAEVAHILRRLPNDIRIEGHTCDLPIRTAKFPSNWELSTSRACTVLRYFIESAALAPDRFTAMGYGEYRPKVPNTSEANRALNRRVDIVILKEKEKMVLPEQASGE; this is encoded by the coding sequence ATGAGACGCAAGAGGTCGGGTGACGAGGAATCAGGTGGAAGCCCGCCCTGGATAACGTCATATGCGGACATGACACAACTGTTGTTGACCTTCTTCGTGCTCCTGTTCGCGTTCTCGTCCATCGACGCGATCAAGTTCCGGCAGGCGGTCATATCGCTTCAGGGCGCGCTTGGCGTGCTCACAGGCGGGCCCCAGCTCCTGAACCCGGGTGAGATGCCGGTTCCAAAGCCTCCGAGCGATATCCGACCTTCGGGGAAGTCCCAAGTCGAGCTCGAGGGGGTCATGGAGGAACTCCAATCTTTCTTGGAGGCTCAGGCGCTCGCCGAGGACGTGCACCTCGAGATCACGGAGCGAGGCCTCGTGGTCAGCTTCATGGACAAGGTTCTATTCGATCTCGGCCAGGCAGACCTGCGCCCGGAGGCTCGGCGCGTCCTTGCGGAAGTCGCTCACATCTTGCGCAGACTTCCGAACGACATAAGGATCGAGGGACACACGTGCGATCTGCCCATACGCACGGCGAAATTCCCATCGAACTGGGAGCTGTCTACCTCGAGGGCGTGCACCGTGCTAAGGTACTTCATCGAGAGCGCGGCCCTTGCTCCGGACAGGTTTACCGCTATGGGGTACGGCGAGTACAGGCCGAAAGTGCCGAATACGAGCGAGGCAAATAGGGCCCTGAATCGCAGGGTGGATATCGTCATCCTGAAAGAGAAGGAGAAGATGGTGCTTCCGGAGCAGGCCTCCGGGGAATAG
- a CDS encoding flagellar basal body-associated FliL family protein produces the protein MSLPTGVSGYQKPVSSQVATSGASSRVPATGADRAGTDPGKTAATARSQTGAAAAGSKPPAKDGWEVPERPAGVASARDLRAMQGQQQEARARKRRLPPVMVVGGVVFCLAAAAGALWYTRGANRQAGIGANGASVANATKQEQKPGPTYSFQPFIVNVAGTDGTRYLKASISVECADKKASADIAAVEYKVRDAVIAVLSACDLDELTDVSRRDAIRSRVAEAIERALPGDDKRSPRVRGVYFLEFVIQ, from the coding sequence ATGAGCTTGCCAACGGGTGTCTCAGGTTATCAAAAGCCTGTGTCGAGCCAAGTTGCGACGTCTGGCGCCTCGAGCCGCGTGCCTGCCACCGGCGCGGACCGCGCGGGAACGGATCCAGGGAAGACCGCTGCGACGGCGCGGAGCCAGACGGGAGCTGCTGCCGCAGGGTCCAAGCCTCCGGCGAAGGACGGCTGGGAGGTGCCCGAGAGGCCCGCAGGAGTGGCCTCCGCGAGAGACCTTCGTGCTATGCAGGGGCAACAGCAGGAGGCGAGGGCCCGCAAGCGGAGACTGCCTCCGGTCATGGTCGTGGGCGGCGTGGTGTTCTGCCTTGCCGCGGCAGCCGGGGCGCTATGGTACACTCGCGGAGCGAACCGACAGGCGGGTATCGGAGCGAATGGCGCCAGTGTTGCGAACGCGACGAAGCAGGAGCAGAAGCCGGGTCCGACGTACTCGTTCCAGCCGTTCATAGTCAACGTGGCCGGCACAGACGGAACGCGTTATCTGAAGGCATCCATCAGTGTGGAATGCGCGGACAAGAAGGCAAGTGCAGACATCGCGGCGGTGGAATACAAAGTGAGGGATGCCGTCATTGCGGTCCTGTCCGCCTGCGACTTGGACGAGCTGACCGACGTATCGAGAAGGGACGCGATAAGAAGCCGTGTGGCCGAGGCGATAGAGAGAGCGCTCCCCGGCGACGACAAGAGGTCGCCTCGTGTGAGGGGTGTGTACTTCCTCGAGTTTGTCATTCAGTGA